One genomic region from Candida albicans SC5314 chromosome 6, complete sequence encodes:
- the CDC14 gene encoding phosphoprotein phosphatase (Protein involved in exit from mitosis and morphogenesis; ortholog of S. cerevisiae Cdc14p, which is a dual-specificity phosphatase and cell-cycle regulator; suppresses S. cerevisiae cdc15-lyt1, dbf2-2, and (partially) tem1 mutant phenotypes) gives MHSSSVHVPLIEFLKNRIYLGAYDHHKRDTEDLAYFTVEDALPYNAFYMDFGPLNIGHLYRFAVLLHKKLNEDSTQGKGLVIYSSTSPKERANLACLLCCYMILLQNWAPHQVLQPIAQITPPLQAFRDAGYSSADYEITIQDVVYAMWRAKERGMIDLAKFDLDEYEQYERVDQGDFNVISKDFIAFASPQQSKRGGLNEPFQKVLEYFVENNVQLVVRLNSHLYDAKEFTKRNIKHIDMIFDDGTCPTLEYVQKFIGAAECIINKGGKIAVHCKAGLGRTGCLIGAHLIYTHGFTANECIAYMRMIRPGMVVGPQQHWLYLHHDDFRSWRHTMIVDNRPDPLIGNLFPLCSYEDYKQRLKEAKRKERLQLQQQLTSPLADSSVINTPIRRRKVSGALASKIQTVVPIESPGQPRKYFEDSEDIDEVEMVNNSDDENTMQDIIQSSPARYDSVTPKTKDNSDWRVLRSISTNNVSSQQSIHIIKTTTTKTVNETLSSPPGTSPTNVLRVSKARSKNRIASGNSQTSRAHSGGVRKLSGKKH, from the exons ATGCATAGTTCACTGGTTCATGTGCCTCTTATAGAGTTTCTTAAAA ATAGAATATACCTTGGCGCTTATGATCATCACAAAAGGGATACAGAAGATTTGGCATATTTCACAGTTGAAGACGCATTACCATATAATGCATTTTACATGGATTTCGGACCTTTGAACATTGGGCATTTATATCGTTTTGCAGTTCTTTTACACAAGAAATTAAACGAAGACTCAACCCAAGGGAAGGGACTCGTGATATATAGTTCGACATCCCCTAAGGAAAGAGCCAATTTAGCATGTTTACTATGCTGTTACATGATATTGCTCCAGAATTGGGCTCCTCATCAAGTTTTGCAACCTATTGCTCAAATCACGCCACCTTTACAAGCTTTCAGAGACGCAGGATATAGCAGTGCGGATTATGAAATAACTATTCAGGATGTCGTGTATGCCATGTGGAGAGCTAAAGAGAGAGGTATGATTGACTTGgccaaatttgatttagaCGAGTATGAACAGTACGAAAGAGTCGACCAAGGAGATTTTAACGTTATATCCAAAGATTTCATTGCATTTGCATCTCCTCAACAAAGCAAGCGAGGAGGATTAAACGAACCATTTCAAAAAGTTTTGGAGTACTTCGTGGAAAACAACGTCCAGCTTGTGGTGAGATTAAACTCTCACTTATACGACGCAAAAGAGTTTACAAAGAGAAATATTAAGCACATTGATATGATTTTCGATGATGGAACTTGTCCTACTTTGGAATACgttcaaaaatttattggtGCTGCAGAGtgtattatcaataaaggTGGAAAAATTGCAGTACATTGTAAAGCAGGGTTAGGAAGAACCGGTTGTTTGATTGGAGCCCATCTCATATACACTCATGGATTTACAGCCAACGAATGTATCGCGTACATGAGAATGATCAGACCAGGAATGGTTGTTGGTCCTCAACAACATTGGCTTTACTTGCACCACGATGATTTTAGAAGCTGGAGACATACAATGATAGTAGACAATAGACCCGATCCTTTAATTGGCAACTTGTTCCCATTGTGCTCTTATGAAGACTATAAACAAAGACTAAAAGAggcaaaaagaaaagaaagattgcaattgcaacaacaattgacaTCTCCACTTGCTGATTCTTCTGTAATAAATACCCCGATTAGAAGACGTAAGGTGAGTGGTGCTTTGGCATCTAAAATCCAAACTGTGGTACCTATCGAGTCTCCTGGACAAccaagaaaatattttgagGACTCTGAAGATATTGACGAGGTAGAAATGGTGAACAATTCTGACGATGAAAACACTATGCAAGATATAATTCAAAGCTCACCAGCAAGGTATGACTCAGTGACACCAAAAACAAAGGATAATTCTGATTGGAGAGTTTTGAGATCAATATCAACCAACAATGTATCTAGTCAGCAATCAATTCATATTATcaagacaacaacaacaaaaacagtCAATGAAACATTATCATCTCCACCAGGTACATCCCCCACGAATGTTTTGCGCGTGTCTAAAGCCAGATCCAAAAATAGGATCGCTTCTGGAAACTCACAAACATCAAGAGCACACTCTGGTGGTGTGAGAAAGTTAAGTGGAAAGAAACATTAG
- a CDS encoding uncharacterized protein (Ortholog of C. parapsilosis CDC317 : CPAR2_602880, C. dubliniensis CD36 : Cd36_60590, Candida tenuis NRRL Y-1498 : CANTEDRAFT_115034 and Debaryomyces hansenii CBS767 : DEHA2F15334g): MPPKKKTENTSTILKLKRYTSTFILTIEPSHSLEDIKYQLCNIINNSGGLPAIQDSEVKNEDEEDIAVPKSEYIDDVDEIKEEVQDESAITKVSVDDIRVAYPKDSTQPYSNNWIELSEDSDIAELSLKDFDILAFAYGSEEQIEIVEPAYEEN, from the exons ATG ccaccaaaaaagaaaacggAGAATACAAGTACCATTCTCAAGTTGAAAAGATATACATCTACTTTTATATTAACGATTGAACCATCACACTCATTAGAGGATatcaaatatcaattgtgtaatattatcaacaactcGGGAGGATTACCTGCAATTCAAGACCTGGAGGTGAAGAacgaagatgaagaagatattgCAGTCCCAAAATCAGAATACATCGATGATGTGGATGAAATCAAGGAAGAAGTACAAGACGAGTCGGCCATAACTAAGGTACTGGTAGATGATATACGAGTGGCCTATCCAAAAGATTCAACTCAGCCTTATTCCAATAACTGGATTGAATTGAGTGAAGATAGTGATATTGCTGAATTAAGTTTAAAGGATTTCGATATATTGGCTTTTGCATATGGTTCGGaagaacaaattgaaattgttgaaccAGCTTATGAAGAAAActaa
- a CDS encoding uncharacterized protein (Ortholog of C. dubliniensis CD36 : Cd36_60600, C. parapsilosis CDC317 : CPAR2_602890, Candida tenuis NRRL Y-1498 : CANTEDRAFT_135512 and Debaryomyces hansenii CBS767 : DEHA2F15312g), whose translation MNRLVSELTSRNDHKLAVCQLYRALLRKTNQLASIPASINKFELKYNIQERFRSNYGSTFQISEQILKGITLNEALSLALGGNWDDLKQFIDIQRKEVFSYQKRRADYLTNKEKIEESAKKTARGKVKRNLLARSRRKTKYYAPDLRMPDSEQQFIKDGLANAKYQGDTVLKQFLHELQSLKKIPDPKLLPYSPELIFTAGDNLNFDHIIRGTSSKSLENFDQDILKAIVIPAMEYDINKLYLDQLKSDLDNKGPYKATVHEALAGTVPVPYIMQPTKKKIGREEIAKLIKKQIFFRRMINIWESQTHLTEENKQKDGSYPIKGSHGFGPEELVYPREYYQELYDAEEMYEILLQIHINELNGKPNDPLDLEQFSWSESLDIASNYLRDAYKQVIQDSKMDLKELQDHLQKSFNNHYDEQVEKYERLITNLQKHNVFKHSEIVSPPGSRSIFDVAAKRSIDFFPKEEVIGKGKTLGEFMAESGFKHYKHGYKLTKRIAQIMKKLGKDF comes from the coding sequence ATGAATAGGCTTGTATCGGAATTAACATCTAGAAATGATCACAAGCTAGCGGTTTGTCAATTATACCGAGCGTTGCTACGGAAAACGAATCAATTAGCATCTATTCCCGCttcaataaacaaatttgaattaaaatataatatacaAGAAAGGTTTAGAAGCAACTATGGAAGCACTTTTCAAATATCAGAGCAAATTCTTAAAGGCATAACTCTAAATGAAGCACTAAGTCTAGCGTTAGGTGGCAATTGGgatgatttgaaacaattcaTCGATATACAACGCAAGGAAGTTTTCCTGTATCAAAAACGACGAGCAGATTACTTGaccaataaagaaaagatcGAGGAATCAGCCAAAAAGACTGCAAGAGGCAAAGTGAAACGAAATCTATTGGCCAGATCAAGGAGAAAGACAAAATATTATGCCCCAGATCTAAGAATGCCAGACAGTGAACAACAGTTCATTAAAGACGGACTTGCAAACGCAAAATATCAAGGTGATACAGTgttgaaacaatttttgcATGAGTTGCAAAGCTTGAAAAAGATCCCCGACCCCAAATTATTGCCTTATTCCCCAGAGCTAATATTTACTGCTGGTGATAATTTAAACTTTGATCACATCATTCGAGGAACCAGCTCGAAATCATTAGAGAATTTTGATCAAGACATTCTTAAAGCTATAGTTATACCAGCTATGGAGTatgatattaataaattgtatttagatcaattgaaaagtGATCTTGATAATAAAGGTCCTTATAAAGCCACCGTTCATGAAGCATTAGCAGGAACTGTGCCTGTCCCGTACATAATGCAACCtaccaagaaaaagattGGTCGAGAAGAAATTGCCAAACTAATCAAAAAACAGATATTCTTTCGTAGAATGATCAATATATGGGAGTCGCAAACTCATTTAACagaagaaaacaaacaaaaggATGGAAGTTATCCCATCAAAGGTAGTCATGGTTTTGGCCCTGAAGAACTTGTATATCCAAGAGAATACTATCAAGAGTTGTATGACGCAGAAGAGATGTATGAGATATTGCTACAGATCCatataaatgaattgaacGGGAAACCAAACGACCCATTAGATTTAGAACAATTTTCGTGGAGTGAGAGTTTAGATATTGCTTCGAATTATCTTCGTGATGCTTATAAGCAAGTTATTCAAGATTCCAAAATGGATTTAAAGGAATTACAGGACCACCTTCAAAAGTCATTCAACAATCATTATGATGaacaagttgaaaaatatgaGCGATTAATCACAAACTTGCAGAAACACAACGTTTTTAAACATAGTGAGATTGTTTCACCTCCAGGTTCACGAAGTATATTCGATGTTGCTGCAAAAAGATCTATCGATTTCTTCCCTAAGGAAGAAGTAATCGGTAAAGGTAAAACTCTTGGTGAATTCATGGCTGAATCAGGTTTTAAGCATTACAAGCATGGCTACAAGCTTACCAAGAGGATTGCTCAAATTATGAAAAAGCTAGGAAAAGATTTTTGA
- a CDS encoding RNA polymerase II subunit B1 CTD phosphatase (Putative CTD phosphatase; role in dephosphorylation of RNA polymerase II C-terminal domain, transcription from RNA polymerase II promoter; flow model biofilm induced) codes for MELLTIERFLPFLEPFEGKELLTPSECSKLSLIIVEVLVDRYVDFKLLKFLSRFLTQELYDELIEERNIEHACGYIKCNRSPKSLVRRLYIKCNRSPKSLVRRLSMNSNGITQAGSESDPGASTKYQIYNRKPTMILPNTYLSQYCCKEHYQASIFYRNQLSNEALFSRKNIFTTPPFSSDKFNWYENSITCLEEVIAKHKELKQYGKSISEVIAMMNGLTVSDLNNNSELNDETNQLIKLIEDFEIVENNEPNMNGDLEEVDEEGYTQDNEENIHDITNNVEGYVTSNKSFGGYVV; via the coding sequence ATGGAGTTGCTTACCATAGAGAGATTCTTACCATTCTTAGAACCTTTTGAAGGTAAAGAATTGTTGACACCATCGGAATGTTCCAAGTTGTCCTTGATTATAGTGGAGGTTTTGGTTGATCGTtatgttgattttaaattgttgaaattcTTGAGCCGGTTTTTGACTCAGGAATTGTATGATGAACTAATAGAAGAGAGGAATATCGAACATGCATGTGGATACATAAAGTGCAATCGGTCACCGAAATCATTGGTGCGTCGATTGTACATAAAGTGCAATCGGTCACCGAAATCATTGGTGCGTCGATTGTCTATGAATAGTAACGGGATAACACAAGCCGGTTCAGAAAGCGATCCAGGTGCATCAACCAAATATCAAATCTACAATAGAAAACCTACCATGATATTACCCAACACGTATCTTTCCCAATACTGTTGCAAAGAACATTACCAAGCTTCGATTTTTTACAGAAACCAACTCAGCAACGAAGCACTTTTTTCCAGAAAGAATATATTTACAACGCCGCCGTTCTCGTCagataaattcaattggtaCGAGAATTCCATTACCTGTTTGGAAGAAGTAATTGCAAAACACAAggaattgaaacaatatGGTAAATCGATTTCCGAAGTGATTGCTATGATGAATGGATTGACTGTGAGTGacttgaataataatagtgaACTAAATGATGAGACAAaccaattaataaaactaattgaagattttgaGATTGTGGAGAACAATGAACCCAACATGAATGGAGATCTAGAAGAAGTCGATGAAGAAGGTTATACCCAGGATAACGAAGAAAACATACATGATATAACGAACAATGTGGAAGGTTATGTGACATCCAACAAAAGTTTTGGTGGGTACGTTGTGTAG
- a CDS encoding uncharacterized protein (Ortholog(s) have role in protein folding in endoplasmic reticulum and integral component of endoplasmic reticulum membrane, mitochondrion localization) encodes MRRKRSNGGHSSRSNSRGRTKTTDSIVNNEIEEPFPQVRGKSKTTTKDQLKPCKSSDQAQSRSRANSVFSFIFDKISVHQPRKDGSKGFSLYKLLLLELNLNSNDTLTSEKSTDSMNDNHFEELQNMIKIPFCLEKFMIFGLLVCLNSFLSLFTLAPLKVLIISSQSAYQFLTKQQTFQFCRFRLIKKDVITLSIIILSIVVLSNRKLDISRMYHDVRGQTDIKLYVMFGVLECAEKLCSSIGQDILNVLYESSPNRNIYRFASFYLLSTFYLSFHAYILIYQTVSLNVAANSYSNALMTLLLSNQFSELKSSVFKKFEREGLFQITMADLTERFQLSLMLGIIALKNLLQLSVTGGLIPNSWKSWNRWVGAVFGPSVVVIGSEIFVDWIKHCFIAKFNKIRPKVYKNFLYVSCLDFLEVFKANTKSGKSSHEFTDYIVLTRRIGLPLLASVVCFLRMILADLKHIFVFPVAGSNFYAIITSGSLIVLTFFTLLLTRVILCMLIFKIANVLVTQHKQHQEKLRKKLNDFRSVAATRDYLSEGTPSPPDNRTNDTSIDINDSAVGTYLSSPLGLSFLPGSPNTEPSTINPTTRAQLYDADEKIPPTIEEKRNKQLLQGVLNEDSWCSDSGDEGLSQVMRYKMSSKRIW; translated from the coding sequence ATGAGAAGGAAGAGAAGCAATGGTGGCCACAGCTCGCGCAGCAATAGTAGAGGTCGAACCAAAACAACGGACCTGATAgtcaataatgaaattgaagagCCATTTCCACAAGTGAGAGGGAAATCCAAAACAACTACAAAGGATCAACTCAAACCTTGCAAGTCATCCGATCAAGCCCAGCTGCGATCAAGAGCCAATTCTGTATTCagttttatatttgataaaatttcaGTGCATCAACCACGCAAAGATGGATCCAAAGGGTTTTCATTATATaagttattgttgttagaGCTAAATTTGAATTCGAATGATACATTAACACTGGAGAAAAGTACTGATTCAATGAATGATAATcattttgaagaattacaaaACATGATCAAAATACCGTTTTgtcttgaaaaatttatgatATTCGGGCTCTTAGTATGTCTAAACtcatttttatcattatttacATTGGCACCTTTGAAAGTACTCATCATATCATCCCAATCAGCATACCAGTTTTTGACGAAGCAACAgacttttcaattttgccGCTTCAGACTAATAAAGAAAGACGTTATTACTTTAAgcataataattttatccATAGTGGTATTGTCAAATCGAAAATTGGATATTTCCAGAATGTACCACGACGTGCGAGGCCAAACAGATATAAAACTATACGTAATGTTTGGGGTTCTTGAGTGTGCTGAAAAGCTCTGTTCCTCAATTGGTCAGGATATCTTGAACGTTTTATATGAATCATCACCCAATAGAAACATTTATCGTTTTGCATCCTTCTATTTATTGTCAACATTCTATTTGTCATTCCATGCatatattttgatttaccAAACAGTCTCCTTGAATGTGGCTGCTAATTCATACTCAAATGCTTTAATGACGTTGCTATTATCGAACCAGTTTTCCGAATTAAAGAGTTCTGTTTTTAAAAAGTTTGAACGTGAAGGTTTATTCCAAATAACCATGGCTGATTTGACAGAAAGATTCCAATTGTCCTTAATGTTAGGTATTATCGCGCTCAAGAACTTGCTTCAACTAAGTGTCACTGGGGGGTTGATACCTAATAGTTGGAAAAGTTGGAACCGTTGGGTTGGTGCGGTTTTTGGACCCAGTGTAGTGGTTATTGGATCCgaaatatttgttgattggATAAAGCATTGTTTCATTGCAAAGTTTAATAAGATACGTCCTAAAGTTTACaagaattttttgtatgtTCTGTGTTTGGATTTCTTGGAGGTGTTTAAAGCTAACACCAAAAGCGGGAAATCTTCTCACGAGTTTACTGATTATATTGTGTTGACTAGAAGGATCGGATTGCCATTACTAGCATCCGTCGTTTGTTTCTTGAGGATGATTTTAGCTGATTTAAAacatatttttgtttttcccGTAGCAGGTTCAAATTTCTACGCCATAATCACTAGTGGGTCATTAATTGTGCTTACATTCTTCACGTTATTGCTAACAAGAGTGATCCTTTGTATgttgattttcaaaatagCCAACGTGTTAGTTACTCAACACAAACAgcaccaagaaaaattacGAAAGAAACTAAATGATTTCCGGAGTGTTGCTGCTACAAGGGATTACCTTCTGGAAGGTACCCCATCCCCTCCAGATAATAGAACAAATGATACTAGTATTGACATTAATGACAGTGCAGTAGGAACATATCTATCTTCACCACTTGGATTATCATTTCTTCCTGGGTCACCAAATACTGAACCTTCAACAATAAACCCAACAACCCGAGCCCAGTTATATGATGCCGATGAAAAGATCCCACCtacaattgaagaaaaacgAAACAAACAACTACTACAAGGAGTGTTGAATGAAGATTCCTGGTGTAGTGATAGTGGCGACGAAGGTTTATCACAAGTTATGAGATACAAGATGTCTAGTAAAAGAATTTGGTAA
- the COX15 gene encoding Cox15p (Cytochrome oxidase assembly protein; transcript regulated by Nrg1 and Tup1; alkaline repressed; Hap43-repressed; early-stage flow model biofilm induced; Spider biofilm repressed), translated as MLSKTRFFFTKNSLVLNTLQQNKGCKLSIVSRTAPASKLFPSSFKISRIFNNLSKRKYSTISHRVDSTFTKTEFVKSTPPPVIPQKSIGYWLLGTSTLVFGIVVLGGLTRLTESGLSITEWKPVTGAVPPLNQQEWEEEFNKYKNSPEFKQLNSHITLDEFKFIFGMEWGHRLVGRCIGAFFILPALYFWARGRFTPQLTKRVVGLTGLLGLQGFIGWWMVKSGLDEEQLAERKSKPTVSQYRLTTHLGAAFLMYLGVLWTAFEIFNENKLANLAKKSPEAVQAILKQLNNPALKKTKIVGLSLLALTFVTAMSGGMVAGLDAGLIYNTFPHMGDDWIPNGSELMSPVFSRKSDQSDLWWRNLLENPTTVQLVHRIFATTTFFAVLGAHIYVNRNKGVVPIAAKRIMHGVMGVVTLQVALGITTLIYLVPIPLAALHQAGALALLTASLAFSAKLKKPRPQFVQFINSNMKSKLLKTRV; from the coding sequence atGTTGTCCAAGACCAGATTCTTTTTCACAAAGAATTCACTCGTGTTGAATACTTTACAACAAAACAAGGGTTGTAAATTATCTATTGTATCACGAACAGCACCAGCTTCTAAACTATTTCCATCGtcatttaaaatttcaaggatttttaacaatttaAGTAAGAGAAAGTATTCCACTATTAGTCATAGAGTAGATTCAACTTTCACTAAAACTGAATTTGTCAAGTCTACCCCACCTCCGGTGATTCCACAAAAATCTATTGGATATTGGTTATTAGGAACTTCTACTTTGGTTTTCggtattgttgttttagGAGGATTAACAAGATTGACTGAATCTGGTTTATCCATTACTGAATGGAAACCTGTGACTGGAGCAGTTCCTCCtttaaatcaacaagaatGGGAAGAAGagtttaataaatataagAATTCCCCtgaattcaaacaattaaattctCATATTACTTTAGATGAATTcaagtttatttttggCATGGAATGGGGTCATAGATTGGTAGGAAGATGCATAGGGgcttttttcattttaccTGCTTTGTATTTTTGGGCTAGGGGTAGATTCACTCCTCAGTTGACAAAACGTGTGGTAGGTCTTACTGGGTTATTAGGTTTACAAGGGTTTATCGGTTGGTGGATGGTCAAATCAGGATTGGATGAAGAGCAATTAGCCGAAAGAAAATCTAAACCAACCGTTTCTCAATATAGATTGACTACCCACTTGGGTGCTGCATTTTTAATGTACTTGGGGGTATTATGGACtgcatttgaaattttcaatgagAATAAACTCGCCAACTTGGCTAAAAAATCGCCAGAAGCTGTGCAAGCAATTCtcaaacaattaaataacCCTGCCTtgaaaaaaaccaaaatagTCGGTTTGAGTTTATTAGCATTGACTTTTGTAACAGCCATGTCTGGTGGTATGGTCGCTGGTTTAGATGCTGGTTTAATCTATAACACTTTCCCACACATGGGTGATGATTGGATTCCAAATGGAAGTGAACTTATGTCTCCAGTCTTTTCCAGAAAATCAGATCAATCAGATCTTTGGTGGAGAAATTTATTGGAAAACCCAACCACTGTTCAATTAGTACATCGTATTTTTGCAACTACCACTTTCTTTGCTGTCTTGGGAGCACATATCTATGTCAACAGAAACAAAGGTGTTGTACCTATTGCTGCTAAAAGAATAATGCATGGTGTTATGGGGGTTGTTACGTTGCAAGTAGCATTGGGAATAACTacattgatttatttggttCCAATTCCATTGGCTGCATTGCATCAAGCAGGTGCCTTGGCTTTATTAACCGCTTCATTAGCATTTTCAGCTAAATTGAAGAAACCTAGACCGCAATTTGtacaattcatcaattccAATATGAAAAgcaaattattaaaaacgAGAGTTTGA